From the genome of Bradyrhizobium sp. ORS 278:
GATGAGAGCCTTCGCGAACGGGATGACGTCGGTGTAGTCGGGGCTCTTGGTCGAGGCGCGGTAGGCGCCGGAGATTTTCACATAGGCCTTGCCGCTGCGGACGAGGTCGATGAGGTCGGAGAAGCCGGGCTGCTCGAGGCCGAGTTCGGCCTGCGCGCCGCCGAAATGATCGAACACGGCCGCGACCTGCGACTGCATCACCAGGTCCTTGATCGCCGCGATCATCGGCGTGTTGGTGTAGAGCTGAACGTGCCAGCCGCGCGCCTTCATGCGGTCGACGGCGGCCTGGAAGCGGGCGCGGCCGACATTGGGATCGTTGATGCCGCCGGTTGCGAGATTGAGGCGGATGCCGCGAAAGCCGTCGGCGTTCATCGCATCGAGCTGCGCCTCGGAGGTCTTGTCATCGATCACAGCGACGCCGCGGGCGTCGTTGCCGCGTGCCTTCATCCCGAACAAGGTCGCTGAATTGTCGGTGCCGTAGACGCTCGGCGTCACGATCACCACGCGCTTGATGTGCAGCGCTTTGTGCAGGGCGGCCATTTCTTCCGGCGAGGCTGGCTCGGGCGTATAGACGCGAGTGGCGGCGAAAGGAAACTTCTCCGGGTCGCCATGGATATGGGTGTGGCAGTCGCAGGCGTCGGCCGGCACGTCGAAATCGACCGGCGTAGCCGGTTGTGAGGGGTTTGCGCGGGCTGTCGTCATCGTCACTCCGGCGGCGAGCGAGGCCAGCAGCAGGCTTCGGCGGTTGAGCATGGTGGGTCTCCCCGGATGTCGCGCGTGCGTTGCGGGTGACGCGCTTGGTGTTGCGGGAGGAGCGTGAACCGGCGCGGGGCAGGGGGCAAGAGCGAAGCCAGCTATTGGTCGTCATCCCCGCGGAAGCGGGGATCCATAGCCACAGGGCGTCGTGTGGCGGGCACGGTTGGCTCCGATCTCGTG
Proteins encoded in this window:
- a CDS encoding amidohydrolase family protein; this encodes MLNRRSLLLASLAAGVTMTTARANPSQPATPVDFDVPADACDCHTHIHGDPEKFPFAATRVYTPEPASPEEMAALHKALHIKRVVIVTPSVYGTDNSATLFGMKARGNDARGVAVIDDKTSEAQLDAMNADGFRGIRLNLATGGINDPNVGRARFQAAVDRMKARGWHVQLYTNTPMIAAIKDLVMQSQVAAVFDHFGGAQAELGLEQPGFSDLIDLVRSGKAYVKISGAYRASTKSPDYTDVIPFAKALIAANPDRIVWGTDWPHPDSSPHPELKVTDVRPFYQIDDGRLMNQLPVWAPDAAIRKKILVDNPARLYGF